The sequence below is a genomic window from Brooklawnia cerclae.
TCGCCCCGGCCGCCGGCGAGAGGCGGCCGTCGTCACCGACGAGGTGAAGGTCCTCGATCTTCCAGCCGTCGGCGCTCGGGTTCCAGGCGAGGACCATTCCCGGTCGCAGGACGAGGTCGGGGTCGCGTCCGGCGATGACTTCGCGAGCGGCGAACCCGCCCAGCCCTCCCTGGTGGTGCTGCAGCCAGGTGTCGTCGGGGAACCCGTTGCGCCGGTATGCGGCCGCTCCGGTCCGTAGCGCCTGCGACAGCGAGACTCCGGGCAGGGAGGCGTCGAGGAAGGCCGCCTCCACGTCGAGCAGCCGGCGGTACGAGTCGTTCCCGGTGCGCGCCGGTCGGTCGAAGGTGACGTACCTCGTGACGCTGGTGAACAGGCCGCGCCGACGCGCGCCCACCGAGATCATGCAGCGGCCGTGGACGGGCACCGGCCGGGGCAGCGGATGCCGGTGCCGCACGAGATCGTCACCCGACCCCACGAGCAGCACGATCGGATCGATCCCACCGCTCACGAGTTCGCGGGCGACCAGACCGGCCACGTGGCTCTCGCTGACGCCGGGACGAAGCCCCCGCGCGATGCTCTCGACCACGGCCGTGACGGCATCGGTCAGCGCGGAGAGCTGCTGACGCTGGCGGGCGTCGAGCCGTCGGCGCAGCAGTGCGATGTGTTCGCCGAGGTCACGGAATCCGGGACGCGGCAGGTCGGCGCCCATACCGGCCCCGGCAGGGATCTCCGCCCACAGGTCCTGTTGCCAGCCGACGGTCCTGATCACCGGTGTGACCCGGCAGCCGGGATCGGTGAACTCGACATCGGCGAGCCGGGCAGCCTCGTTGACCGTCGTCCAGACCGTGAGGCTCGGATCGGCCGGCTCGCCCGACACAACGGCCAGCAGGCACGGCGGGGCTGTCGTCGAGACGTGCGTGCGGACGCCCAGCAGCCAGGCGAGGTTCCGGGAATCGCCCAGCACGACGCCGTCCACGCCGGTTCCCGCCATGAGGTCCCCCAGGCGGCGAAGGGGCGCCCGATCCGCGTCGCCCGGAGCGCCGGGGGTCGCCCGGGAAGCCCCGGCAGGGGCTCCCGGGCTGTCGGCGTTCACTCGGCGCGTTCCCGGAAGGCCTGGTAGAGCGCCTTCTGGGTCTCGGTGGTCAGCGCCGCCTCGGTCACCGGTTGGAGCACGGCGCGGAACGCGTCCGCGTCGACCTCGTTGTACTGGCTGCCGGCGGCCTTGGTCTGTTCCTCGGCATCGGCGACCGTGGCGTCCCACAGCTCGTTGAACTCGTCCACGGAAGCCGCGAACTCCTCCTGCCAGACCTCCTTGTCCTCGTCCGACCAGGAGTTGTAGACGTCGGCGTTCACGATCGTGAGGTCGGCGCCGATGAGGTGGTTGGTGTAGCTGTAGTACTTGGCCACCTCGTAGTGTTTCATCGTGATGTACGACACCTGGTTGTTCTCGGCGCCGTCGATGACACCGGTCTGCAGGGCGCCGTAGACCTCGCCGAACGACAGCGGGGACGCTGTGGCACCCATCGCCTCGATCATCTTGACCTGGGTGTCGGTCTCCTGCACGCGGATCTTCAGGCCCTTCATGTCGTCGGGCGTCACGATCGGCTGCTTGCTGTTGTAGACGCTACGTGCCCCCTGCGTGTACGCGCCGGTGATGACCATGTTGTGGCTGTCGGCGAGTGACATGTAGAGGTCGCCGACGAGGTCGGGATCGTTGAGGCAGTTCATCTGGTGCTCGACGCTGTCGAACACCAGGGGCAGGTCGAGCACCTGGAAGTCGGTGTTCAGGTTGACCAGCTGTGGCGCCGACAGGCTGGCCAGGTCGATGACCCCCTGTTCGAGCGACTGCATGCTCTCGGTCTGGGCACCGAGCACGGCGTTCGGATACACCTTGATGTTGATCCGCCCGTCGGTGCGCTCACGCATGCGGTCGGCCAGATGGGCGAGGGCTATGTAGTTCGGGTG
It includes:
- a CDS encoding M24 family metallopeptidase, whose product is MNADSPGAPAGASRATPGAPGDADRAPLRRLGDLMAGTGVDGVVLGDSRNLAWLLGVRTHVSTTAPPCLLAVVSGEPADPSLTVWTTVNEAARLADVEFTDPGCRVTPVIRTVGWQQDLWAEIPAGAGMGADLPRPGFRDLGEHIALLRRRLDARQRQQLSALTDAVTAVVESIARGLRPGVSESHVAGLVARELVSGGIDPIVLLVGSGDDLVRHRHPLPRPVPVHGRCMISVGARRRGLFTSVTRYVTFDRPARTGNDSYRRLLDVEAAFLDASLPGVSLSQALRTGAAAYRRNGFPDDTWLQHHQGGLGGFAAREVIAGRDPDLVLRPGMVLAWNPSADGWKIEDLHLVGDDGRLSPAAGATEWPTLRVGDRPRPGVLAL
- a CDS encoding TRAP transporter substrate-binding protein; the protein is MSLKKILAGGAMAALLCSMAACGADGGSTGASSGGTSGKELKLSINQTEQHPNYIALAHLADRMRERTDGRINIKVYPNAVLGAQTESMQSLEQGVIDLASLSAPQLVNLNTDFQVLDLPLVFDSVEHQMNCLNDPDLVGDLYMSLADSHNMVITGAYTQGARSVYNSKQPIVTPDDMKGLKIRVQETDTQVKMIEAMGATASPLSFGEVYGALQTGVIDGAENNQVSYITMKHYEVAKYYSYTNHLIGADLTIVNADVYNSWSDEDKEVWQEEFAASVDEFNELWDATVADAEEQTKAAGSQYNEVDADAFRAVLQPVTEAALTTETQKALYQAFRERAE